A genome region from Lucilia cuprina isolate Lc7/37 chromosome 3, ASM2204524v1, whole genome shotgun sequence includes the following:
- the LOC111691070 gene encoding uncharacterized protein LOC111691070 isoform X3, with product MQKYSAIICSFITLIHGIGLNHAAHYVSKNDAKEDYKPQPTSHIRTSTATMENRAIIHNLNHNNWIITSKPPPIHDTQIENQPYTDTESTYSPAKYKIVDYNNVDVVYNKHSLDNSQYQFLENIYDLKQQRRSSLLKQLQSQKQELSRGYADFIYDPYQLATTPKETTVSSNDHYKTRYLASYVTPSPSHSEMHPNLHHHIPRINYKKTPIVSHATGSEPSPMTTTSIKSLTSMENMQQFLTKVNGVKYIRNNKLNDYDNTAEVVSEFVKPVNKEGSKQYLFAPMRPSLERELPYSSNTLPYPPSFISITTTEKPLFSYKSEYHKIPDLFSHRQSKSLWDSYIPSWQITKMLQQFKNKTVFNNKNNLHTLAFTRQYKNDREKTNI from the exons CAAAAATATTCAGCTATTATTTGTAGTTTCATAACATTAATACATGGTATTGGATTAAATCATGCAGCACATTATGTTTCTAAAAACGATGCAAAAGAGGATTATAAACCACAACCAACATCACATATTAGGACGAGTACTGCGACAATGGAAAACAGGGCAATCATTCATAATCTAAATCATAACAATTGGATTATTACATCAAAACCTCCACCAATACATGATACTCAAATAGAGAATCAACCATATACTGACACAGAGTCTACTTATTCTccagcaaaatataaaatagtagaCTACAATAATGTGGATGTTGTATACAACAAGCATTCGCTAGATAACTCCCAGTACCAGTTCTTAGAAAATATATACGATTTAAAACAGCAACGAAGGTCGTCTCTTTTAAAACAGTTACAAAGTCAAAAGCAGGAATTGAGTAGAGGTTATGCAGACTTTATATACGATCCATACCAGCTGGCAACTACACCAAAAGAAACCACAGTGAG ctCTAATGATCACTACAAAACACGGTATTTAGCTTCGTATGTCACACCATCGCCATCGCATTCAGAAATGCATCCAAACTTACACCATCATATACCACgtataaactacaaaaaaacacCAATTGTGTCACATGCAACAGGCAGCGAACCATCACCAATGACGACAACATCCATAAAATCGCTTACATCAATGGAAAATATGCagcaatttttaacaaaagtcaACGGAGTAAAATACATTAGAAATAACAAATTGAATGATTATGATAACACCGCTGAAGTCGTATCAGAATTTGTTAAGCCAGTAAATAAAGAGGGTTCCAAACAATATCTGTTCGCGCCAATGCGTCCTTCTTTAGAGAGAGAATTGCCATACTCTAGCAATACTCTACCTTATCCGCCTTCATTTATATCCATTACAACAACTGAAAAACCTTTATTCAGCTATAAGTCAGAATACCATAAAATTCCAGATTTATTTAGCCATCGACAGTCCAAATCGTTGTGGGATTCCTACATACCTAGTtggcaaataacaaaaatgctGCAACAGTTTAAAAATAAGACTGTTttcaacaacaagaacaatttACATACATTGGCTTTCACTAGACAGTATAAAAATGatagagaaaaaacaaatatataa
- the LOC111691070 gene encoding uncharacterized protein LOC111691070 isoform X1 → MKNRKKSKNLQLHNYLRTMQKYSAIICSFITLIHGIGLNHAAHYVSKNDAKEDYKPQPTSHIRTSTATMENRAIIHNLNHNNWIITSKPPPIHDTQIENQPYTDTESTYSPAKYKIVDYNNVDVVYNKHSLDNSQYQFLENIYDLKQQRRSSLLKQLQSQKQELSRGYADFIYDPYQLATTPKETTVSSNDHYKTRYLASYVTPSPSHSEMHPNLHHHIPRINYKKTPIVSHATGSEPSPMTTTSIKSLTSMENMQQFLTKVNGVKYIRNNKLNDYDNTAEVVSEFVKPVNKEGSKQYLFAPMRPSLERELPYSSNTLPYPPSFISITTTEKPLFSYKSEYHKIPDLFSHRQSKSLWDSYIPSWQITKMLQQFKNKTVFNNKNNLHTLAFTRQYKNDREKTNI, encoded by the exons CAAAAATATTCAGCTATTATTTGTAGTTTCATAACATTAATACATGGTATTGGATTAAATCATGCAGCACATTATGTTTCTAAAAACGATGCAAAAGAGGATTATAAACCACAACCAACATCACATATTAGGACGAGTACTGCGACAATGGAAAACAGGGCAATCATTCATAATCTAAATCATAACAATTGGATTATTACATCAAAACCTCCACCAATACATGATACTCAAATAGAGAATCAACCATATACTGACACAGAGTCTACTTATTCTccagcaaaatataaaatagtagaCTACAATAATGTGGATGTTGTATACAACAAGCATTCGCTAGATAACTCCCAGTACCAGTTCTTAGAAAATATATACGATTTAAAACAGCAACGAAGGTCGTCTCTTTTAAAACAGTTACAAAGTCAAAAGCAGGAATTGAGTAGAGGTTATGCAGACTTTATATACGATCCATACCAGCTGGCAACTACACCAAAAGAAACCACAGTGAG ctCTAATGATCACTACAAAACACGGTATTTAGCTTCGTATGTCACACCATCGCCATCGCATTCAGAAATGCATCCAAACTTACACCATCATATACCACgtataaactacaaaaaaacacCAATTGTGTCACATGCAACAGGCAGCGAACCATCACCAATGACGACAACATCCATAAAATCGCTTACATCAATGGAAAATATGCagcaatttttaacaaaagtcaACGGAGTAAAATACATTAGAAATAACAAATTGAATGATTATGATAACACCGCTGAAGTCGTATCAGAATTTGTTAAGCCAGTAAATAAAGAGGGTTCCAAACAATATCTGTTCGCGCCAATGCGTCCTTCTTTAGAGAGAGAATTGCCATACTCTAGCAATACTCTACCTTATCCGCCTTCATTTATATCCATTACAACAACTGAAAAACCTTTATTCAGCTATAAGTCAGAATACCATAAAATTCCAGATTTATTTAGCCATCGACAGTCCAAATCGTTGTGGGATTCCTACATACCTAGTtggcaaataacaaaaatgctGCAACAGTTTAAAAATAAGACTGTTttcaacaacaagaacaatttACATACATTGGCTTTCACTAGACAGTATAAAAATGatagagaaaaaacaaatatataa
- the LOC111691070 gene encoding uncharacterized protein LOC111691070 isoform X2, whose protein sequence is MQKYSAIICSFITLIHGIGLNHAAHYVSKNDAKEDYKPQPTSHIRTSTATMENRAIIHNLNHNNWIITSKPPPIHDTQIENQPYTDTESTYSPAKYKIVDYNNVDVVYNKHSLDNSQYQFLENIYDLKQQRRSSLLKQLQSQKQELSRGYADFIYDPYQLATTPKETTVSSNDHYKTRYLASYVTPSPSHSEMHPNLHHHIPRINYKKTPIVSHATGSEPSPMTTTSIKSLTSMENMQQFLTKVNGVKYIRNNKLNDYDNTAEVVSEFVKPVNKEGSKQYLFAPMRPSLERELPYSSNTLPYPPSFISITTTEKPLFSYKSEYHKIPDLFSHRQSKSLWDSYIPSWQITKMLQQFKNKTVFNNKNNLHTLAFTRQYKNDREKTNI, encoded by the exons ATG CAAAAATATTCAGCTATTATTTGTAGTTTCATAACATTAATACATGGTATTGGATTAAATCATGCAGCACATTATGTTTCTAAAAACGATGCAAAAGAGGATTATAAACCACAACCAACATCACATATTAGGACGAGTACTGCGACAATGGAAAACAGGGCAATCATTCATAATCTAAATCATAACAATTGGATTATTACATCAAAACCTCCACCAATACATGATACTCAAATAGAGAATCAACCATATACTGACACAGAGTCTACTTATTCTccagcaaaatataaaatagtagaCTACAATAATGTGGATGTTGTATACAACAAGCATTCGCTAGATAACTCCCAGTACCAGTTCTTAGAAAATATATACGATTTAAAACAGCAACGAAGGTCGTCTCTTTTAAAACAGTTACAAAGTCAAAAGCAGGAATTGAGTAGAGGTTATGCAGACTTTATATACGATCCATACCAGCTGGCAACTACACCAAAAGAAACCACAGTGAG ctCTAATGATCACTACAAAACACGGTATTTAGCTTCGTATGTCACACCATCGCCATCGCATTCAGAAATGCATCCAAACTTACACCATCATATACCACgtataaactacaaaaaaacacCAATTGTGTCACATGCAACAGGCAGCGAACCATCACCAATGACGACAACATCCATAAAATCGCTTACATCAATGGAAAATATGCagcaatttttaacaaaagtcaACGGAGTAAAATACATTAGAAATAACAAATTGAATGATTATGATAACACCGCTGAAGTCGTATCAGAATTTGTTAAGCCAGTAAATAAAGAGGGTTCCAAACAATATCTGTTCGCGCCAATGCGTCCTTCTTTAGAGAGAGAATTGCCATACTCTAGCAATACTCTACCTTATCCGCCTTCATTTATATCCATTACAACAACTGAAAAACCTTTATTCAGCTATAAGTCAGAATACCATAAAATTCCAGATTTATTTAGCCATCGACAGTCCAAATCGTTGTGGGATTCCTACATACCTAGTtggcaaataacaaaaatgctGCAACAGTTTAAAAATAAGACTGTTttcaacaacaagaacaatttACATACATTGGCTTTCACTAGACAGTATAAAAATGatagagaaaaaacaaatatataa
- the LOC111691080 gene encoding uncharacterized protein LOC111691080, whose protein sequence is MSFGRYVCQLILLLFTAPNIINSGPVSSPEIASQSGKSNGHISIQQQQQQQQQSNQNNQDAQLNSLNVYASNYDIIASKQNQNDNFKPSYKLPDMETNFTPIHNGNSIAPEFASSLGSSAPVLMQYLPQTINEGGVQYLQLLPTRPLMVPIGPYLTGSTGIQSLAYHQHLAPSNNIDYTTRPLLSALPINMPPPAPSALVDVPASPLPSYGIQSYAANITPYKQNHRINRETKDKQLLGPITLNLNEYIPPANSQQHSTFSVRGRP, encoded by the coding sequence atgtcctTCGGAAGGTATGTTTGCCAATTGATTTTGCTTTTATTCACTGCTCCAAACATCATTAATTCTGGTCCAGTTTCCAGTCCTGAAATTGCATCCCAGTCAGGCAAATCAAATGGTCATATATcaatacagcaacaacagcaacaacaacagcagtccAATCAGAACAATCAAGATGCTCAACTAAATTCGTTAAATGTTTATGCTTCGAACTATGATATTATTGCGAGTAAGCAAAATCAAAATGATAATTTTAAGCCATCGTACAAGCTGCCAGATATGGAGACAAATTTTACACCCATTCACAATGGCAATAGCATAGCACCGGAATTTGCTTCTTCATTAGGATCTTCAGCTCCAGTATTAATGCAATATTTACCCCAAACAATAAACGAAGGCGGCGTACAGTATCTGCAGTTATTACCAACAAGACCTTTAATGGTTCCCATTGGTCCGTATTTAACCGGTAGCACAGGAATTCAGTCTTTAGCATATCATCAGCATTTGGCTCCTAGTAACAACATTGATTACACCACTCGACCACTTTTGTCGGCATTACCAATCAATATGCCTCCACCAGCACCATCTGCTTTAGTAGATGTCCCAGCTTCACCATTACCATCCTATGGAATTCAATCGTATGCTGCCAATATTACTCCTTACAAACAAAATCATAGAATAAATAGAGAAACAAAAGACAAACAGTTATTAGGACCCATTACATTAAATCTTAATGAATATATACCGCCCGCGAACAGTCAACAACATTCGACATTTAGCGTTCGAGGAAGACCTTAA
- the LOC111691078 gene encoding hornerin, with the protein MKIFCCCLLAAVFSVALADVKHVKESAVEKKVEALASDKSSDSKPKRDASHVSGVYHGPSYKYLPPSSISSSYDTYSGSVGSGGHISGVGGGYSSGGFGHNHHGFSSSGHHSSGASHGLGYTPSASYHGSGNHGLGFTSSSHYTGHGSALHSGGFKGGVSSHKGVSFGHNDFASRPHSYAAGHGYSSSGSSSTGVGYKLHTHSLGGAQEHIYVISSGPSGFGNSHGSASGGHEVPTGSYLPPVQQHPLPSSSYGVPFATVGDSYNTKYHSQISSVKDHGPAYAAGHKGLGHFSFAANKPQVLHTSITGSNKPQVLHTSITGSSFNQPSYSKAPFKPSEFLGAKFEGSAYNEAPGQQYLPPSGVGTDTTGYDYPIPPGSSINFQEPSYQQTVEVQTTSVHEPESSYLPPNNHEGSFNEISSAASGNYLPPSNTYGVPYSH; encoded by the exons ATGAAGATATTT tgttgttgtttgctTGCGGCAGTATTTTCAGTGGCATTGGCCGATGTTAAACATGTTAAAGAAAGTGCAGTGGAGAAAAAAGTAGAGGCGCTTGCGTCAGATAAAAGTAGTGATTCCAAACCCAAAAGAGATGCGTCTCATGTGAGTGGAGTTTACCATGGaccttcatataaatatttgcctCCATCTTCCATTTCTTCTTCATACGATACTTATTCTGGAAGTGTTGGCAGTGGTGGACATATTTCTGGTGTAGGAGGTGGTTATAGTTCGGGTGGATTTGGTCATAATCATCATGGTTTTTCCTCCTCTGGTCATCATAGCAGTGGTGCTTCACATGGTCTTGGCTATACCCCATCAGCAAGTTATCACGGCAGTGGTAATCATGGTTTAGGTTTTACTTCTTCTAGCCATTATACTGGCCATGGATCTGCGCTACATTCTGGAGGATTTAAAGGTGGAGTGAGTTCTCATAAAGGAGTTTCGTTCGGTCATAATGACTTTGCTAGTCGTCCCCATTCTTATGCTGCCGGTCATGGTTACAGTTCATCCGGGTCTAGCTCGACTGGCGTAGGATACAAATTACATACACATTCTTTAGGCGGTGCTCAGGAACACATTTATGTAATTTCAAGTGGACCTTCCGGTTTTGGTAACTCCCATGGTTCTGCTTCAGGTGGCCACGAAGTGCCAACTGGTTCATATTTACCACCTGTGCAGCAACATCCTTTGCCTTCCAGCAGTTATGGTGTACCATTTGCTACCGTAGGGGATTCATACAACACAAAATACCACTCTCAAATTTCTTCAGTTAAAGACCATGGTCCAGCTTATGCTGCAGGTCACAAGGGATTGGGCCACTTTAGTTTTGCTGCCAATAAACCTCAAGTATTACATACTAGCATTACTGGATCGAATAAACCTCAAGTATTACACACCAGCATAACGGGATCTAGTTTCAATCAACCTTCTTATTCCAAAGCTCCTTTTAAGCCATCTGAGTTTTTGGGTGCCAAATTTGAAGGTTCCGCCTATAACGAAGCTCCCGGTCAGCAATATTTGCCTCCTTCAGGAGTAGGAACTGATACTACAGGTTATGACTATCCTATACCTCCTGGATCATCTATAAATTTCCAAGAACCCAGTTACCAACAAACTGTAGAAGTACAAACAACATCTGTACATGAACCTGAATCTTCTTATCTACCACCCAATAACCATGAGGGctcatttaatgaaatttcttcTGCCGCCAGTGGTAATTACTTGCCACCTAGCAATACCTATGGAGTTCCATATTCTCAttag
- the LOC111691077 gene encoding uncharacterized protein LOC111691077: MLSLIYIFTILVFNQSLYVLINAQQDLNVKPSGWNKPTNQLPSKNDHLTIDNYSHQNAPFSSYYNYNQLNAVPILNSYYESIIPKTIQPGKSNSYLNNKSNWEDIREGRSDPIKPPVELHHGYRYITPAISFPNIAHLKNVLYNDLGLEKNPNNFPSSPHGFEVRQTEKEIQNKIYFGTQTPSSETKILTHQTNLRDHKNNQNTTILRPVKNVTFTLHYNQPNMFDYKQFTHENNKNQSTNETSSKYIEDHNSTFNIKTVPSAQLIEHMKAENKTPETNFYSNNSSQENIASYFSKYSVMQGGVEATTDSTNVQTSQNELTLNITPSKELFEHVQPGKVFDDIVPSHVSEVNNNKIFKYDSFKKPSANEFFSNKQTFETPSLIPAITSFSGLSIKKPDIQTMHIDGALAQEGGNNPIHLSEYEQHLANSQKHHIPKQNLPDFSGLRNEQSLHNISQQPAFVQESSNNSIHLSEYQQHFANSQKQHVSIQSLPHTNGLSIEQSSPKPANRYTPLDKYPSGVNQQYTFINTGLSSNVQNNDLHFQQLGTPFIQHQQNEFFSLDKNFSKPPNQYTSLDKYQSGEQSGVSSNTKNNLNFQHLGNLFIQNQINKDLSLHSTTDSKRQNQIIFPTNILLIAPTNFVTRVPTYSSLKTHDADNLNIQKEYPTYNHHTPSFNIQEQNNTLKISGGNDINPVYPVSHLQPNKIVNQNMTDTNRLPHLYSFIAEQRPSVAFNNEYINPRTANYQTESTNYTPSKAQIVLNTANKYNPAQQNVQPKTQIVFPTMANKKIRSPHLVYGSPF, from the exons atgttaagtttG ATATATATATTCACGATTTTGGTTTTTAATCAGTCACTGTACGTTTTAATTAACGCTCAGCAGGACTTAAATGTAAAACCTAGTGGTTGGAATAAACCTACAAATCAACTCCCATCGAAAAATGACCATCTAACCATCGACAATTATTCACATCAGAATGCACCTTTCAGCTCATATTACAATTATAACCAACTAAATGCAGTTCCTATTCTTAATTCTTACTATGAATCAATCATTCCCAAGACAATACAGCCGGGTAAAAGTAATTCGTACTTAAACAACAAATCTAATTGGGAAGATATAAGAGAAGGAAGATCTGACCCAATTAAACCACCTGTTGAATTACATCATGGATATCGTTATATTACACCCGCAATTTCTTTTCCAAATATAGCacatttgaaaaatgttctttataatGACTTAGGATTAGAAAAAAATCCTAATAATTTTCCCAGTTCTCCACACGGTTTTGAGGTGCGACAAACAGAAAAggaaattcaaaacaaaatatatttcggAACACAAACACCAAGTAGTGAAACCAAAATTTTAACCCATCAAACTAATTTAAGGGAccataaaaataatcaaaacacTACAATTTTAAGACCTGTTAAAAATGTCACTTTTACTTTGCACTACAATCAACCAAATATGTTCGACTACAAGCAATTTACtcatgaaaacaataaaaatcaatcTACTAATGAAACATCATCTAAATATATCGAAGATCATAACTcgacatttaatattaaaaccgTACCAAGTGCTCAACTAATCGAACATATGAAAGCCGAAAATAAAACACCAGAAACTAACTTTTATTCCAATAATTCAAGTCAAGAAAATATTGcatcatatttttctaaatatagtGTCATGCAAGGGGGAGTCGAAGCAACCACAGATTCAACAAATGTTCAAACTAGTCAAAATGAATTAACTTTAAACATTACACCAAGTAAAGAACTCTTTGAACATGTACAACCAGGAAAAGTTTTTGATGATATAGTACCTTCTCATGTCAGtgaagtaaataataataagattTTCAAATATGATTCTTTTAAAAAACCTTCCGCAAATGAGTTTTTTAGTAATAAGCAAACTTTTGAAACTCCCTCTTTAATACCTGCAATCACGTCTTTTTCTGGTCTTTCGATCAAGAAGCCGGATATACAAACAATGCACATTGATGGAGCTCTTGCTCAAGAAGGTGGTAATAATCCAATTCACTTATCAgaatatgagcaacacttggcTAATTCACAAAAGCATCACATTCCAAAACAAAACCTACCTGATTTCAGTGGATTAAGAAATGAACAATCATTACATAATATATCTCAACAACCAGCTTTTGTTCAAGAAAGTAGTAACAATTCAATTCACTTATCAGAATATCAGCAACACTTCGCTAATTCGCAAAAGCAACACGTATCAATACAAAGTTTACCTCATACCAATGGATTATCAATAGAGCAATCATCTCCAAAACCAGCAAATCGATATACTCCACTAGACAAATATCCATCTGGAGTAAATCAACAGTATACCTTCATAAATACCGGACTTTCATCTAATGTTCAAAACAACGACTTACATTTTCAACAATTAGGAACTCCATTCATACAACATCAACAaaacgaatttttttctttagataaaaatttttccaaaccACCAAATCAATATACATCACTTGATAAATATCAATCTGGAGAACAATCCGGTGTTTCATCTAAtactaaaaataacttaaattttcagcatttaggaaatttattcatacaaaatcaaataaacaaagATTTGTCGTTACATTCTACCACCGATTCAAAGagacaaaatcaaataatatttccTACTAATATCCTACTAATCGCTCCAACTAATTTCGTAACAAGAGTACCAACATATTCAAGTTTAAAAACACATGATGCCGATAATTTAAACATTCAAAAAGAGTATCCCACTTACAATCACCATACTCCCTCATTCAATATTCAAGaacaaaataatactttaaaaataagtGGTGGTAATGATATAAATCCAGTTTACCCAGTTTCGCATTTACAACCAAACAAAATAGTCAATCAAAATATGACAGATACGAATCGGTTGCCTCATCTTTACTCATTTATTGCGGAGCAAAGACCATCCGTTGCATTTAATAATGAATATATAAATCCTAGAACTGCTAATTATCAAACGGAAAGTACTAACTACACACCATCAAAGGCACAAATAGTACTCAATactgcaaataaatataatccAGCACAACAAAATGTTCAACCAAAAACACAAATAGTGTTTCCTACaatggcaaataaaaaaatacgatCGCCTCATTTGGTATATGGATCTCCATTTTAA